A region from the Citrobacter koseri ATCC BAA-895 genome encodes:
- a CDS encoding DUF1120 domain-containing protein — protein sequence MNVFFKKSLMVSVLALTASSVMAAPSVDIKVSGKIVPASCIPSFPSGGGIADFGTIKVASLNSTAPTALPDIKTVPVAITCEEDTRVGVSFTDMHSASAPTTGYAINFASTDFISSANYLFGLGLYGSQKIGAYALGIQIDSGTLTNGNGDNLVAYFSANDGTSWGTKAGNSYMQIINNNSEVYSFGKSSADAPEPQTKVNFNVGVSAIINPTDDLQITDEATLDGLTTVELVYL from the coding sequence ATGAATGTTTTTTTTAAAAAAAGCCTGATGGTGTCTGTGCTGGCGCTGACGGCTTCTTCCGTTATGGCGGCACCGAGCGTTGATATTAAAGTATCAGGGAAAATTGTTCCTGCTTCCTGTATTCCGTCATTCCCAAGCGGCGGCGGTATCGCTGATTTTGGCACCATCAAAGTGGCGTCATTAAATTCAACTGCGCCAACCGCGCTGCCTGACATTAAAACCGTACCAGTCGCCATTACCTGTGAAGAAGATACGCGTGTCGGCGTTTCTTTTACTGATATGCATAGCGCTTCTGCACCGACCACCGGTTATGCCATTAATTTCGCATCGACTGATTTCATTTCTTCTGCTAATTATCTTTTTGGCCTGGGGCTGTACGGTAGCCAGAAAATTGGGGCATATGCGCTGGGTATTCAGATTGATTCAGGAACGCTGACTAACGGCAATGGCGATAACCTGGTTGCCTATTTCTCAGCAAATGACGGCACTAGCTGGGGAACAAAAGCAGGCAACAGCTATATGCAGATCATAAATAATAACAGCGAGGTTTACAGCTTTGGTAAAAGCTCGGCTGATGCGCCAGAACCGCAAACAAAAGTCAACTTTAACGTCGGTGTGTCCGCGATTATCAACCCGACAGACGATCTGCAAATTACCGATGAAGCGACGCTTGACGGCTTAACCACCGTAGAGCTGGTATACCTGTAA
- the fdnG gene encoding formate dehydrogenase-N subunit alpha yields MQVSRRQFFKICAGGMAGTTAAALGFAPSVALAETRQYKLLRTRETRNTCTYCSVGCGLLMYSLGDGAKNAKASIFHIEGDPDHPVSRGALCPKGAGLVDFIHSESRLKYPEYRAPGSDKWQQISWDEAFDRIAKLMKEDRDANYVAQNAEGVTVNRWLSTGMLCASASSNETGYLTQKFSRALGMLAVDNQARVUHGPTVASLAPTFGRGAMTNHWVDMKNANLIVVMGGNAAEAHPVGFRWAMEAKIHNGAKLIVIDPRFTRTASVADFYAPIRSGTDIAFLSGVLLYLLNNEKYNREYTEAYTNASLIVREDFGFEDGLFTGYDADKRKYDKTSWAYELDENGFAKRDTMLQHPRCVWNLLKQHVSRYTPDVVENICGTPKADFLKVCEYIAETSVKDKTASFLYALGWTQHSIGAQNIRTMAMIQLLLGNMGMAGGGVNALRGHSNIQGLTDLGLLSQSLTGYMTLPSEKQTDLQTYLAANTPKPLLEGQVNYWSNYPKFFVSMMKAFFGDNATKENDWGFDWLPKWDKGYDVLQYFEMMNEGKVNGYLCQGFNPVASFPNKNKVVASLSKLKFLVTIDPLNTETSTFWQNHGESNDVDPSKIQTEVFRLPSTCFAEENGSIVNSGRWLQWHWKGADAPGDAVTDGEILAGIFLRLRKMYAEQGGANPEQVLNMTWNYSTPHEPSSEEVAMESNGKALADLIDPATGAVIVKKGQQLSSFAQLRDDGTTSSGCWIFAGSWTPEGNQMARRDNSDPSGLGNTLGWAWAWPLNRRILYNRASADPQGNPWDPKRQILKWDGAKWGGMDIPDYSAAAPGSNVGPFIMQPEGMGRLFALDKMAEGPFPEHYEPFETPLGTNPLHPNVISNPAARIFKGDAEALGKADKFPYVGTTYRLTEHFHYWTKHALLNAIAQPEQFVEIGEKLANKLGIAHGDTVKVSSNRGYIKAKAVVTKRIRTLKADGKDIDTIGIPIHWGYEGVAKKGFIANTLTPFVGDANTQTPEFKSFLVNVEKV; encoded by the coding sequence ATGCAGGTCAGCAGAAGGCAGTTCTTTAAGATCTGCGCTGGCGGTATGGCAGGCACCACGGCGGCGGCACTGGGTTTCGCACCCAGCGTAGCGCTAGCGGAAACACGGCAATATAAATTGCTGCGCACCCGCGAAACCCGTAACACCTGCACTTACTGTTCCGTTGGTTGCGGGCTGTTAATGTACAGCCTCGGCGACGGTGCAAAAAACGCCAAAGCATCTATCTTCCACATCGAGGGCGATCCGGATCATCCGGTCAGCCGTGGCGCGCTTTGCCCGAAAGGGGCCGGTCTGGTGGACTTCATTCACTCCGAAAGCCGCCTGAAATACCCGGAATACCGCGCGCCAGGTTCAGATAAATGGCAGCAAATCAGTTGGGATGAGGCATTCGACCGCATCGCTAAACTGATGAAAGAAGACCGCGACGCCAACTACGTTGCGCAGAACGCCGAAGGCGTGACCGTTAACCGCTGGCTCTCCACCGGGATGCTGTGCGCTTCCGCATCCAGTAACGAAACCGGCTATTTAACGCAAAAATTCTCCCGCGCGCTCGGTATGCTCGCGGTCGACAACCAGGCGCGTGTCTGACACGGACCAACGGTAGCAAGTCTTGCTCCAACATTTGGTCGCGGTGCGATGACCAACCACTGGGTCGACATGAAGAACGCCAACCTCATCGTGGTGATGGGCGGTAACGCCGCTGAAGCCCACCCGGTAGGGTTCCGTTGGGCGATGGAAGCTAAAATTCACAACGGCGCGAAGCTGATTGTGATTGATCCTCGCTTCACGCGTACGGCGTCGGTGGCCGATTTCTATGCCCCTATCCGTTCCGGTACTGACATTGCCTTCCTGTCAGGCGTACTGCTGTACCTGCTGAACAACGAAAAATACAACCGCGAATACACCGAAGCCTATACCAACGCCAGCCTGATCGTGCGTGAAGATTTTGGCTTCGAAGATGGCCTGTTTACGGGCTATGACGCGGATAAACGCAAGTACGACAAAACCAGTTGGGCCTACGAACTGGATGAAAATGGCTTCGCTAAACGCGATACCATGCTGCAACATCCTCGCTGCGTGTGGAACCTGCTCAAGCAGCACGTTTCCCGCTATACGCCGGATGTAGTGGAAAATATCTGCGGCACGCCGAAAGCCGATTTCCTGAAAGTATGCGAATACATTGCGGAAACCAGCGTCAAAGATAAAACCGCGTCGTTCCTGTATGCCCTCGGCTGGACGCAGCACTCCATCGGCGCGCAAAACATCCGCACGATGGCGATGATCCAACTGTTGCTCGGCAACATGGGGATGGCTGGCGGCGGCGTCAACGCGCTGCGCGGTCACTCCAACATTCAGGGGCTGACTGACTTAGGGTTGCTGTCGCAAAGCCTGACGGGTTACATGACGCTGCCCAGCGAAAAACAGACCGACCTGCAAACCTACCTTGCCGCCAACACGCCAAAACCGCTGCTGGAAGGTCAGGTCAACTACTGGAGCAACTACCCGAAATTCTTCGTTTCTATGATGAAAGCCTTCTTTGGCGATAACGCAACGAAGGAAAACGACTGGGGCTTCGACTGGCTGCCGAAGTGGGACAAAGGATACGACGTCCTGCAATACTTCGAGATGATGAACGAAGGCAAGGTCAATGGCTATCTCTGCCAGGGCTTTAACCCGGTCGCCTCATTCCCGAACAAAAACAAAGTGGTTGCGTCACTCTCTAAACTGAAGTTCCTGGTGACTATCGACCCGCTCAACACCGAAACGTCCACCTTCTGGCAAAACCACGGTGAGTCGAACGATGTTGATCCGTCGAAAATCCAGACCGAAGTGTTCCGTCTGCCGTCAACCTGCTTCGCCGAAGAGAACGGCTCTATCGTCAACTCCGGCCGCTGGCTGCAATGGCACTGGAAAGGCGCGGACGCCCCCGGCGACGCCGTAACCGACGGCGAGATCCTGGCCGGTATCTTCTTACGCCTGCGTAAGATGTACGCCGAGCAAGGCGGCGCGAACCCGGAACAGGTGCTGAATATGACCTGGAACTACTCCACGCCGCATGAACCGTCTTCGGAAGAAGTGGCGATGGAAAGTAACGGTAAAGCGCTGGCCGATCTTATCGACCCGGCAACGGGTGCGGTGATCGTGAAGAAAGGCCAACAGCTCAGCTCGTTCGCCCAGCTACGTGACGATGGCACCACCTCCAGCGGATGCTGGATTTTCGCCGGTAGCTGGACGCCGGAAGGCAATCAGATGGCGCGCCGCGATAACTCCGATCCGTCAGGCCTCGGCAATACGCTGGGGTGGGCGTGGGCATGGCCGCTGAACCGCCGCATTCTGTATAACCGCGCCTCCGCAGACCCACAGGGCAACCCGTGGGATCCGAAGCGCCAAATCCTGAAATGGGACGGCGCGAAATGGGGCGGGATGGATATCCCGGACTACAGCGCCGCTGCGCCGGGTAGCAACGTCGGGCCGTTCATCATGCAGCCGGAAGGGATGGGTCGCCTGTTCGCGCTCGACAAGATGGCGGAAGGGCCGTTCCCGGAACACTACGAGCCGTTTGAAACGCCGCTGGGGACGAACCCGCTGCACCCGAACGTTATCTCCAACCCTGCCGCCCGTATCTTTAAAGGCGACGCAGAGGCGTTGGGTAAAGCCGATAAGTTCCCTTACGTCGGAACAACTTACCGTCTGACCGAGCACTTCCACTACTGGACCAAACACGCGCTGCTTAACGCTATCGCGCAGCCGGAACAGTTTGTGGAGATCGGCGAGAAGCTGGCGAACAAGCTCGGCATCGCGCATGGCGATACCGTAAAAGTCTCCTCCAACCGTGGCTATATCAAAGCCAAGGCGGTAGTGACCAAGCGCATT